Proteins encoded by one window of uncultured Draconibacterium sp.:
- a CDS encoding Rrf2 family transcriptional regulator — MLSNTCKYALRALIYLGKFSKDDKRIGIKQISEDLGLSSPFLGKILQNLVKQKLLVSTKGPNGGFSLSRDASEISLWDIVTKVDGEEFFTNCLISLEPCKTHDPSKPLCPVHAQYEKLRQDITHFYKNTSLETVGKDIEKYEDLVKL, encoded by the coding sequence ATGTTATCAAATACTTGCAAATATGCGCTTAGAGCATTGATTTATCTAGGGAAGTTCTCGAAAGACGACAAACGTATCGGTATTAAACAAATTTCTGAAGACCTTGGATTGTCATCACCATTTCTTGGAAAAATTCTCCAAAACCTGGTAAAACAAAAACTATTGGTTTCAACAAAAGGACCAAACGGCGGTTTTTCATTGTCGCGCGATGCGTCTGAAATTTCGTTGTGGGACATTGTAACCAAAGTTGACGGAGAAGAGTTTTTCACCAACTGTTTAATCAGCCTGGAACCGTGTAAAACACATGATCCGTCGAAACCACTTTGTCCGGTACACGCGCAATACGAAAAACTACGTCAGGACATTACGCATTTTTACAAAAATACTTCGTTGGAAACTGTTGGAAAAGACATCGAGAAATACGAAGATCTTGTAAAACTCTAA
- a CDS encoding VanZ family protein: protein MKITPYWRLAIWLLIMIYMLFVPANQLPSKPFIQIPNFDKIVHFGMFFILCLLSFRPVKQFTPNFYFWTPLLVLVVAIALESIQHKISPSRHSDIYDLWANAAGLSAATMFYALFVNKKWLERIV, encoded by the coding sequence ATGAAGATTACACCTTACTGGAGACTTGCAATTTGGTTACTTATAATGATTTATATGCTTTTTGTTCCTGCCAATCAGCTGCCTTCAAAACCATTTATACAAATTCCGAATTTTGATAAAATCGTTCATTTCGGAATGTTTTTTATTCTTTGCCTGTTATCATTCAGACCAGTGAAACAATTTACCCCTAATTTCTATTTCTGGACTCCCTTGCTTGTACTTGTTGTTGCGATAGCTCTTGAATCTATTCAGCATAAAATTTCGCCATCCCGCCACAGCGATATTTACGACCTTTGGGCGAACGCTGCAGGCTTATCGGCTGCAACAATGTTTTACGCCCTTTTTGTAAATAAAAAGTGGCTGGAACGCATCGTTTAA